Genomic DNA from uncultured Desulfuromusa sp.:
GTTTTGCCGAAGCTGCTATTTTTGACAATGGTTGCTATCCTGCTTTTGCTGAAACTTTGGTTCCTGCGTCACTGTTGTTTTTTCCGAAACGGGAATTCCTGGATTTGCTTCATCGGCATCCTCAGTTAGCCATCAATATTATTTCCGGTCTTTCCCGTTTTTTGCGGGAATTCACGATACAGATTGAAGATTTGACTTTTCGTGATGTTCCCGCTCGACTTGCCCGCTATCTATTGAGCTTTGGCGGTGATGTTGTTGGTGAGGTCGAGTTGCCCGTATCTAAAAGTCAACTGGCATCCAATCTGGGAACAACCAGCGAAACTTTATCTCGAACTTTGCGCAAATTTTCAGATGATGAGACCGTTTCAGTCCGGGGTAAAAAGATTGAGATTCTAGACTGGGATCGATTGCAAGACTTGGCGGAAAGATTTAAAGAGGCTTAAGCATATCAATAAATTAACTCAAAAAACGGGTTCCAGGCTGACTCGTAAAGAAAAGAAAGACCTGAAAATTCTGGTGTTGTTTACCTCTGTCTATTGCCATGGTCTACATACTTCAGAGAAAGCACTTTTGTCAGGTTTAGACCCACAACTTGCATCGTTGAAACGCTATTCCTGCTGTCATGAATGTCGACAGTTTTTACTTTATGCCATTCAGCGTCGAATCAACTGCCCCTTAGATGAAAAACCTGCTTGTAAGCATTGTGTCGTTCACTGTTATCGCAATGAATATCGAGAAAAAGTACGGGAGATCATGCGTTATTCCGGCAAAGCCCTGATAAAGAAAGGACGATTAGATTTACTCTGGCACTATTTTTTCTAATTGAAACGGCTGGATATTGGTTTTTTCCTTGAGGGTCAAAGAAAATTCTGCTAGCTTGATCTAATAAGATTCTTATTATTATAGCTTCGAGATGACTGGATTATAAGAGATTTTAGGTTAGCCTGAAGGTGA
This window encodes:
- a CDS encoding nitrous oxide-stimulated promoter family protein, whose product is MTRKEKKDLKILVLFTSVYCHGLHTSEKALLSGLDPQLASLKRYSCCHECRQFLLYAIQRRINCPLDEKPACKHCVVHCYRNEYREKVREIMRYSGKALIKKGRLDLLWHYFF
- a CDS encoding Crp/Fnr family transcriptional regulator, with protein sequence MGVNFSDIIKQCHLFSGVTAEDLPLLTAILRKREFSKGKILFEEGSEADGFYIVASGKVKVYKLSSEGKERILHVVQPGNSFAEAAIFDNGCYPAFAETLVPASLLFFPKREFLDLLHRHPQLAINIISGLSRFLREFTIQIEDLTFRDVPARLARYLLSFGGDVVGEVELPVSKSQLASNLGTTSETLSRTLRKFSDDETVSVRGKKIEILDWDRLQDLAERFKEA